The following nucleotide sequence is from Bactrocera oleae isolate idBacOlea1 chromosome 2, idBacOlea1, whole genome shotgun sequence.
tagtttagagAATTTGTTGTAGACTTACAATTCTCTTGCCAATCCTTTTCCACCAATCTGCTTCAGCTTGACCAGCGAAGACGGCAATGAAGACAGCTAGGAGaacgaaaattttattgaagttcATTTTGTTAGTGTGCGTGTATTTTAAGTTCTGTATTATTCGCCGTTCGAATTGTGGTTATTGAACATTCGCCAGCTTGAGGTTGTTTTTATACTCGTTGTACGCGAACAGTGGAAATACAATCAAGTGCCACTTTTCGTTATCAGCGCGTTGTCGGGGATTTCTTTCTATGGTACTCAGCGCAAGCTGGAATAgctatatacattcatattacTGCtccatataaaattttgatgatCAATATTTGTGTCCTATAACCACGCCATAGAACGTTCTGAATTTCCATAACATCTCTTAAGTTTCATATATGGAATCTACTGGTTTCCGTTATTCTGTCTGACAATCGTACACCATATATATTG
It contains:
- the LOC118681850 gene encoding cecropin-2, translating into MNFNKIFVLLAVFIAVFAGQAEADWWKRIGKRIERIGQQTRDATIQVIGVAQQAANVAATLKG